The DNA region CAAGTTCTTCAGCGGGAGGGGGACGCGAAAGGCGATTGCCGGCTGCGGCCTTTCGAAATGAACCGGACTCGGAAACGCGTGGACTCTCAGAACACGTCCAACCGGATCTGAGGCCTTCGGTAGCGGGTAAGAGTCGATCCGCGGAGGGCTGACCGAAGTCTCCAAGGTTCGGTCCGAGCAACGCGTTTGGGCAACGTTGAAGTAACTGCCGAGCCGCGTGCGCCGGGCAGGCGTAAGGGGGTGCATCGCCTGATGAACGCGGTCAAGCTATCCCCGCTCATGCCCGGCGTCAAGTGAAATCGCGGCAAGAAAAGGATCGCGTCGCGATTGAATCCGGCGGCGCTAGGATCCGACGGGTTTCTCAAGTGGTCCTGAGGTGAATTGCTTAGTGCCCGGAGGTTGCGCTGAGGGGCGACTGCCGATGGGTCTGGGGCACGCTCCACGACATGAACAGGACTTTCGTAGTGCTATTGGGTGGGCTCAAGAAACTTCTCGTCCAAACGGCACGCGTCGCTCCCCGATTCGCAGGTCGACCGGTTGGAATCGCTCCCACGACGGGGAACGATGCCGCGGCGGCCTGCGAGTCGTGTCTCTCTGCGGGGATCGTGCCGGCCCGCGTAGGCGCCGAGGCCGGAGAGTACGCCGCGAAGCAGGTTCACCTAGCAATGTGGGCCGGAAAGGCTATGGTTTCGCTGGCGGCCGGTGTGGTCCGGCGTGGCGGGAACGATCGCCGATTGCGATCAGGCGGTTTGGACTTGGGTGGACACAAGAAGACGACGGTGTGGGTAGGGATGAACGACCATATTCAAGCGATCGTGACGGTGCTTTCGTTGGTGAACCCCGGGATATGCGCGGCGATGTTCGCCAAGGCGGAAGCGGGGCGTTCGCGTGGTTCGAAGCTGACCGACGCCGCCAAGGCCGCGATGGCCATCCTTGTCATCCTCACGGTCGCGGCCCTCGCCGGTGCTCGGCTGTTGCACTTGTTCGGCGTCTCCCTGGACGCGTTCATGGTGGCGGGGGGCGGCGTGCTGGCCTGGATGGGGTTCTCTATGCTCAGCCATCAGCCGGCAGATTCAGAACCAGACGCGGCCCAGTCGCTGACGCCCCTGATTATGTTTGCCGCGAGCCCGGGCACGATTACCGGGGTCATCACCCTTTCGGCCGCCCACTCGCAACTGAAACTTCCAGTCACGGCCCTGACAGCCATCGTTGTAGCGGTCGCGAGCACCTGGTTGGTGATGGTGATCGTCGCCTGCCTGCCCGGTAGGAGGCACGGGGGAGGATTCCTGCGGGACACGCTCACGCGTTTCATGGGGCTCATCGTGCTAGCGATGGGGGTTCAGTTCGCGTTAACCGGCTACCACGCGTTCGTGCAAAAGGCCATGTAACGCACCTCTCGGTGAGCTACCGCCCGCCGGCTGTGTGCCCAATCTGGGTCCGCGATAACGCGGCGTCGGCCGCCCGCATGAGGCGACGCCGCGCGCCCTTCGGGTTGGTTGGCAGCACTCTTTGCTGATCGGGCGACAGCCGTAAGGCCGGCAGGAGCCGAACCCGGACATCGGCAATTCCATCCGCGCTGGCCCCCCCCCCGAACACTCAACCGCCGTCTCGACGTACGTGCCGGGGTCGCGTCGCCAGTTCTTCAGTCGTCCTTTCCTTGAATACCCACTGGGGGTATGATTCGCGTGTTGCCGGGAACCAATCTCTACCGCACACGAGACGCCACGCATGAACGCTCAAACCGATCCGATCTGTGGGATGCGGGTAGACCCCAACGTGGCGCTCTCGGTTTCACGCGACGGGCAGGAGCACTACTTTTGTAGCGCCGGTTGCCGCGACAAGTTTGTGGCGGGACACGGCGATCCAGAAAAAGCAGGGCAAGAGACCGGCGGTTGCTGCCATCCCCCCGCTCCGCACGCGGCGCCGGCTAGGCCTTCCGCCCCCCGACCCGGACCCGGGCGCGTCTACACCTGCCCGATGCACCCCGAAGTCGAGCAAATCGGCCCGGGGAGCTGCCCCAAGTGCGGCATGGACCTGGAGCCGAAGTCGGTCTCGCGGGAGGTCGACCAACACGCCGATGCGGCCGAGGCCGACATGGCGCGTCGGTTCTGGATCGGGGCCGCCCTGAGCCTGCCCCTGCTGACGTTGACCATGGGGCCGATGATCGGCTTGCCGACGGGCGGCTGGCTGTCCCCGACGGCCGAGGGTTGGCTTCAGTTGTTGTTGGCGACGCCCGTGGTGCTGTGGAGCGGCTTGCCGCTGCTGGCGCGCGGGTGGCAGTCGGTGCTCAACCGCAGCCCCAACATGTTCACACTGGTCGCGCTGGGAACGCTGACGGCGTACGGGTTCAGCCTGCTGGCGGTGGTCTTCCCCGCCGTAATCCCCGCAGCGTTCTACGAGGCGCAGCGCCCACCGCTCTACTTCGAGGCAGCGGCGGTGATCATCACGCTGGTGCTGCTGGGCCAGGTCTTGGAGTTGCGGGCGCGGAAGCGGACCAGCGGCGCGATACGCGAGCTCTTGGAGCTTGCGCCAGACACGGCCCATCGCGTCACCGACCGTGGCGAGGAAGACGTGCCCCTTGCGGACGTGCAGGCGGGCGACCGGCTGCGGGTCCGGCCCGGCGAGAAGACGCCGGTCGACGGCGTGGTGCGCCAAGGGCGGAGCTCGGTTGACGAATCCATGCTCACCGGTGAGCCGATCCCCGTCGAGAAAGGAGAGGGAGACAAGGTCTCCGCCGGAACGCTGAACCAGACCGGCGCCCTGCTCATGGAGGCCCAGCAGGTCGGCGCCCAAACCGTGCTGAGCCGGATCGTCGAGATGGTGGCGGCCGCGCAGCGGAGCCGCGCGCCGATCCAGAGCCTCGTCGACAGCGTAGCGGCCTGGTTCGTGCCGATCGTCATCGTCACGGCACTTGTGGCGTTTGGCGTGTGGGCCACAGTCGGCCCGCAGCCCCGTTTGGCGCACGCCCTGCTGGCGGCCGTGTCGGTGCTGATCGTCGCCTGCCCCTGCGCCCTGGGCCTGGCGACGCCCATGTCGATCATGGTGGGAGTGGGCCGGGGCGCCCGGGAGGGGGTGCTGATCAAAGACGCCCAGGCGCTCGAGACGATGGAGAAGGTGGACACGGTCATCGTCGATAAAACGGGCACGCTGACCGAGGGCCGGCCGCGCGTCACCGAGGTCGTCGCCGCGGAGGGCGTCGAGGAGTCGCAGTTGCTGAGGCTCGCGGCCGCCGCCGAGCAGCCGAGCGAGCATCCCTTGGCGCGGGCCATTGTTGAAGGGGCAAAGGATCGCCAGCTGGAAGTCGCCGTCGCCAGCGAGTTCATCAGCACGACAGGCGGAGGCGTCGAGGCGACGGTAAGCGGGCAACGGGTGCTGGTTGGGAAACGCGAGTTTCTGGCGAGTCACGACGTCGAACTCTCTGCCGCACTCAAGGAGCGGAGCGGGTCGCTGCAGTCCGAGGGGCGGACGGTAGTTTTTGTCGCCACCGGCGACCGGCCGCTCGGCCTGCTGGCGATCTCCGACCCGATCAAGGAGTTGACTCGCGGCGCCATCCGCCAGTTGCACGCGATGGGCCTCAAGCTGGTGATGCTCACCGGAGACGCCGAGGCGACGGCCAAGGCCGTGGCCCAAGAGCTGGGCATCGATGAGTATTCCGCGGGGGTCTCCCCCGAAGACAAGCACGACTACGTCCGCAAGCTCCGCGAGCAAGGAAAGGTCGTGGCGATGGCCGGCGATGGCATTAACGACGCCCCTGCCCTGGCGGCCGCCGATGTCGGTATCGCGATGGGCACGGGCAGCGACGTGGCCATCGAGTCCGCCGGCGTAACGCTCATCGGGGGCGACCTGCGCGGGGTCATCAAGGCGGCAGCGTTGAGCCGGGCCACGATGCAGAACATCCGCCAAAACTTGTTCTTTGCGTTCGGGTACAACGCCCTTGGGATACCGGTCGCGGCGGGCGCGCTTTATCCCGTGTTCGGCTGGCTTTTGAGCCCGATGATCGCCGCGGCCGCGATGAGCCTCAGCAGCGTTTCGGTGATCGCAAACGCACTGCGGCTGCGGTCGACGCGGCTTTGACCGGGCGCTTTGGGGAAGGGGCCGGCTGCCGCAACCCCGGGGCCCGATTGACGGTACAATCCAACCAGAACGGGCTCGCGTGCCCAGGACAATACTTCGACGACCACGCCGGCGAGACGCAGATGCTTTCGGAAGAGGACAAGGGCAAGCTTGCCAATCGACTTAGGCGGGTCTCGGGTCAGGTCGCCGCCGTGCAACGCATGATGGATGAAGACGTTTACTGCGTCGACATTCTCACCCAGATCGCCGCGGCCAGCGGCGCCCTGGGCAAGGTCGGCCAGCTCTTGCTGGAGAGTCACATCCAGTCGTGCGTGGCAGACGCGGTCCGCAGCGGCGACGCCCAGCGGCAAGAGGAGAAGCTCGCAGAGCTCATCGAGATCTTCCGCAAGTACGCAAGCATCGTTGACTAGTCGGCGGATCCTCCGTCGTCGACACGGGAAGGGAAAAAACCAATTGGCGAAAATCCGCCGCACTGTCGCCGCTCGCTGCCGAACGTACCAAGCGGCGCCTATGAAAAGAGCCGGCACGCAGAGCGAAGCTCCGCGTGCCGGCTTGGTTTCCTCTAGCACCGCTCGCCTCAGCCGCGTAGGCGTCGGGTCCCGGTGAATGCGGCGATGCCCAACAGCGCCAACGCAATGGACGACGGCTCTGGGACCGCGGCGCCGCTGTAGGCGGCTAGCGCTCCGACCGCGTTGCCGGCGGCCAAGAAGTCTGCCTTGAAGAGGCGGAAGTCGGCACGGTCGACCTTCAGGTCGCCGTTCAGGTCGCCGAGGAAATACGCGTCAAACTGTGATGCCGTGATGGTGGTGTTGCTGTTGGCCAAGAAGATGTCGAAGTCGGCCGTGTCGATGTCGCCGTCGACGTCCAGGTCGCTCCGCTGGAGCGCGGCGCCGGTGTAGGTCACCGCGGCGTTGGCCGCTAGCCCGCCCTGAAGCGTGAAAGCCAGTTCGAGGTCTTCGACCGGCGACCGGGTCCAGATCGCCCCGAGATTAATCCCAGCGGGAGTAAGCGTCTGGGGGGCGCCGCCGCTCTGTGAGATCTGGCCGTCGGTAGTCGACGTGGTGCTCCAACCCGCGATCGGTGACAATCCGGAGGGGTCGAGCCCCATCAGGTTCGAGGTGATGCTGTAGGAGCTCAAGCTTTGGGCGTTGCCCGTGTCGTTGAGCAGCGTAACGACCCCGGTGTCACGATTCACTTCTACCCGCGGCCCGTTGAACGCCGCGGGGCCGGTGGTGAAGGAGGTGTTGATCTCCGACTCAGTCAGGGCGGTGTTGTACATATTGAACTCGTGGAAGATCCCGTCAAAGAGCGGGTTGTCGAACGCCGAGCGACCCAGCCACTGATTCACCGGCAGCAGGCCTCCGAAGTTCGCGACGTCTTTCAACGGCAAATTGTCTGCGACCTTGCCTGTGGAGACGATCACGTTGTCGACGTAGATCTTGACCGTGCCCGATGGGCCGGCGGAGGTGTCGTTGGCGTCCATCGTCACCAGCACGTGCGACAGTTGACCAACGGGGAGAGCCGCCGTGCCGTTCGCGTACTCGGCGACCCCCGACAGGCTCTCGCGCGAGGCGAACTGGACGGCGCCCGCGGCGCCCGCGGCGTTGCTCGTCGCGGCGAGCGAGAGGTACTCGCCGGCGCCGTCCGAGACGTTCTCGCCGCCGGCGCTCGAGCCAAAGTCCCAGAGGCGGGCGTAGGTCCGGTTCTGCTGGATCGTGATCCAGGTCTCGAAGGTCGCGGCGTTGTTGGTCGCGAACACCGAGTTTGAGATGCCGTTGGGAAGGTCGATGTAGGCGCCGACGTCGATCCCGGAGGGGTCGACGGCTCCGGGCTGGTCGGAGTTGGCGCCGTTGTTGCGTGTCAGGTCGATCCCGCCGCCGGCGAGCACCCCGTACGTTCCGGCAGGGTCGATGAGCGTACCGTTCATGCCGCCGATGCTGTCGACGATGCCGCCGGCCGCACGCGTGTCGCCATTAAAGGTGTACGAATGCACCTTGATGGCTTGAGAGTCTGCGGCGACGGCCGCCAGCAGCCCGGTGACGACGGCAGTAAAGAGTAGTCGAGACATGGATAGGAGCCTATGCGTGAGATTTGGATTGGATAGGAGTAGGTTCGTCCTCGGTCAGCCGCGCGGGCCGACACAGCCATTACGAGCGACGACGACGGTACGCCAACGCGGCGATCGCCAGGCAGGCCAGCGCGGCGGTCGAGGGCTCGGGCACGGCGCTGCCGGTAGCGCCCACCGCGGCGTTGACGAATGAAACCGTGCCAACCACGTTGGCGTTGTCGACGCGGTCGAAGTACTCAAACGTCAGCGTCCCGTCCGAGGCGCCGGCGCTGAGCACCGCCGGATTGAAGGCGGCTCCCAGCGCGACCGACTGGCCCGGGGCCAGCGTCGAGCCAAGCTTGCTGCTGTTGCCGAGGAAGAATTCTTCGAGCAGGCTGGCCGAGGCGCCCCCCGACTCGCTCCAGCCCGCGGCTGCGCCGCCGGTGCTGCCGTAGTTGGTCTTCCACTGGTCGTAGTGCGGAGTGCCGACCGTGCCGCCGATCGGGTCGTTCTCGAGGTTGCCGGCGGAGGACTGGCCGACGTTGTCGCGCCACACGGTGTAGTCGGCGGCGTTAACCGATCCGTCGTCGTTGTAATCGCCGTTGGCCGCGCCCGGGGTCGCGTCGAAGCCCTGGTCCGACAGGCTGTTCCAGCCGGCAGCGTTGAGGGTCGCCGACGTGGTCTGGATGATGTAGTCGTCGATCGTGATCGGCTTCGACGAATTGTTGTTCTGCAGCGTCACGACGCCCGTCTGCGTGTTGACCTGCACGTTCAGCGGAACCGGGGGCGGCGCAAAGGCGCCGAGGATCTGGAAGCCGTTCCACCCGCCAAAGTCGTTAGATGCGGCTTGCTGGCCGTTGTCTTGCACGATCACGAGCTGCCCGGCGGCCGTCGCGGGAACACCGGTGAACTTGACGTACTCAATTCCTTCGGCGAGCAGCCCGTCGTTGCCGGCAGGCGCACCGGGGTCGTAGGAGGTGACTTTGCGCTCGGCGCCGATCGTGAACCCAGAGAACTGCGAGGTCTGGTCGCCTTGGCCGTAGAGGTAGAGGTCGTAGGTCGAGGCGGGGATCAGCCCCGAGATCGTGACGGTGCGGGTGCCGTTCGTCCCGCGGATATAGGAGTAGTCGCCCATCAAAGCGGCGTAGGTCTGGCTGACGCCCCCTAGCTCTTGGGCGTTCACAAAGGCGCCGCTGCCCCGGCCGGTTTCATTGGCAAGGACCGATTGAAAGCTGACCCCGGTTAGCGTGTTGGTCGAATCGACCAATAGGCCCGTTCCTGCTTGCATCTGGTTGTGGCTGACGCCGTTCCAGGTCTGCGTGGCGCCGAAGCCGGTTGCGGCCGCTTCGCCGGTAAAGACATTCGCTTGCGCGGCGTCGTTTGGATCAAAGTCGATGCTCACCAGCGTCTGCGCGTCGGCTAGCCCACCGATACAAATAGCCGCGACTGCGGCGAGATTTTTTAGTCTAAGCATGGAAAGTGTCCTTCTCCTCGATTGAAATGCGAATGAGATAAGTACGTGATTGCGAGTGTGATAAGCGTGGCCAGCGCCTTAAAGGCGGACCTACGCAAGCCTCATCGGCCGGCCACACCGTGGCGCGTCCGATCTGCCGTTTCGAAGAGTCAAGGAATCGACTCTCAGGTTTGTTGCCGCTTGCCCCCGACGCCTGGACCCCAGGCGGTCACGACAACAAGACGCCGGAGATCGAGCGGCCGGCTGCAGTCTGGCCCCTCGATGCTCGCGTCAACTCTGTCCCCCGAAGCACAGCGGCGACTACGGTCCAACGCAATGCTCAACGCCCGACTCCCACCCCGCGATCCGTGCTGCGTGTGGAGCAGCCCGGCTTGCGGTGAACGCTGCCCCTCGTCTAGTAGTCCGTAACCACCTCTCCCCCGTCCCGGCTGCCCATCGCGCGGAACACGAGGATATCGACGTCGTAGCCGATGGTGTCCACCGATCCGTCGCACATGGCGAACTGGCACCCGCTTGCGTGCGTGCTGCCGAAACTGCGCTCGTTTGGGTCTCCTCCAGTGATCGCCGGGTTGGGCAAGAGGTTGCGGTCCGTGGGCAGAACGAGCGTACCGGTGTCGGCCAGCGGCGGCAGGCTGGTGGAACGGATGACGTCGAGGTCGTACCCTGTTTCCCAGGTCTGGTCGTTCGAGTTCCAGCGGGCGTTGTCGTAGTCGCCGACGGGAATAAACTTCTCTCCGCAAAAGACCGTCTTCGACGTGCCGTCGCTGATCCTCGCTAGCCGGAGTTCAGAATAGCCCAACACCACTCCGTTTGGTTCCCCTTGGTTAAGCTTCCTGTTGGCCAGTGAGGTATAGGGTCGGATCCAGGTCAGCGGGCGCTCCGCGGCGATGGAGCCGGGCCCCGGGCCGATGTAGGTCGGAACAGCGATCGAGCCCATGTTGCCAGCGTAGTCCGACCGCCCGGCCTGGGTCAGCCCGACGACGTTGTGAAACG from Pirellulimonas nuda includes:
- a CDS encoding metal-sensitive transcriptional regulator; translation: MTVQSNQNGLACPGQYFDDHAGETQMLSEEDKGKLANRLRRVSGQVAAVQRMMDEDVYCVDILTQIAAASGALGKVGQLLLESHIQSCVADAVRSGDAQRQEEKLAELIEIFRKYASIVD
- a CDS encoding MarC family protein; this translates as MGGHKKTTVWVGMNDHIQAIVTVLSLVNPGICAAMFAKAEAGRSRGSKLTDAAKAAMAILVILTVAALAGARLLHLFGVSLDAFMVAGGGVLAWMGFSMLSHQPADSEPDAAQSLTPLIMFAASPGTITGVITLSAAHSQLKLPVTALTAIVVAVASTWLVMVIVACLPGRRHGGGFLRDTLTRFMGLIVLAMGVQFALTGYHAFVQKAM
- a CDS encoding PEP-CTERM sorting domain-containing protein: MLRLKNLAAVAAICIGGLADAQTLVSIDFDPNDAAQANVFTGEAAATGFGATQTWNGVSHNQMQAGTGLLVDSTNTLTGVSFQSVLANETGRGSGAFVNAQELGGVSQTYAALMGDYSYIRGTNGTRTVTISGLIPASTYDLYLYGQGDQTSQFSGFTIGAERKVTSYDPGAPAGNDGLLAEGIEYVKFTGVPATAAGQLVIVQDNGQQAASNDFGGWNGFQILGAFAPPPVPLNVQVNTQTGVVTLQNNNSSKPITIDDYIIQTTSATLNAAGWNSLSDQGFDATPGAANGDYNDDGSVNAADYTVWRDNVGQSSAGNLENDPIGGTVGTPHYDQWKTNYGSTGGAAAGWSESGGASASLLEEFFLGNSSKLGSTLAPGQSVALGAAFNPAVLSAGASDGTLTFEYFDRVDNANVVGTVSFVNAAVGATGSAVPEPSTAALACLAIAALAYRRRRS
- a CDS encoding LamG-like jellyroll fold domain-containing protein; amino-acid sequence: MSRLLFTAVVTGLLAAVAADSQAIKVHSYTFNGDTRAAGGIVDSIGGMNGTLIDPAGTYGVLAGGGIDLTRNNGANSDQPGAVDPSGIDVGAYIDLPNGISNSVFATNNAATFETWITIQQNRTYARLWDFGSSAGGENVSDGAGEYLSLAATSNAAGAAGAVQFASRESLSGVAEYANGTAALPVGQLSHVLVTMDANDTSAGPSGTVKIYVDNVIVSTGKVADNLPLKDVANFGGLLPVNQWLGRSAFDNPLFDGIFHEFNMYNTALTESEINTSFTTGPAAFNGPRVEVNRDTGVVTLLNDTGNAQSLSSYSITSNLMGLDPSGLSPIAGWSTTSTTDGQISQSGGAPQTLTPAGINLGAIWTRSPVEDLELAFTLQGGLAANAAVTYTGAALQRSDLDVDGDIDTADFDIFLANSNTTITASQFDAYFLGDLNGDLKVDRADFRLFKADFLAAGNAVGALAAYSGAAVPEPSSIALALLGIAAFTGTRRLRG
- a CDS encoding DUF1559 family PulG-like putative transporter; translated protein: MNYCKPGVSNRSNAFTLVELLVVIAIIGILVALLLPAVQAAREAARRAQCKNNLKQLGLAAANHESTHKFMPNGGWGWRWAGDPDRGYGLSQPGGWLYNILDFIEEGATRQIGSDGDPDTISRNQAALGKTRAENAIPAFICPSRQGNSTFAYTHTTTFHNVVGLTQAGRSDYAGNMGSIAVPTYIGPGPGSIAAERPLTWIRPYTSLANRKLNQGEPNGVVLGYSELRLARISDGTSKTVFCGEKFIPVGDYDNARWNSNDQTWETGYDLDVIRSTSLPPLADTGTLVLPTDRNLLPNPAITGGDPNERSFGSTHASGCQFAMCDGSVDTIGYDVDILVFRAMGSRDGGEVVTDY
- a CDS encoding heavy metal translocating P-type ATPase, which gives rise to MNAQTDPICGMRVDPNVALSVSRDGQEHYFCSAGCRDKFVAGHGDPEKAGQETGGCCHPPAPHAAPARPSAPRPGPGRVYTCPMHPEVEQIGPGSCPKCGMDLEPKSVSREVDQHADAAEADMARRFWIGAALSLPLLTLTMGPMIGLPTGGWLSPTAEGWLQLLLATPVVLWSGLPLLARGWQSVLNRSPNMFTLVALGTLTAYGFSLLAVVFPAVIPAAFYEAQRPPLYFEAAAVIITLVLLGQVLELRARKRTSGAIRELLELAPDTAHRVTDRGEEDVPLADVQAGDRLRVRPGEKTPVDGVVRQGRSSVDESMLTGEPIPVEKGEGDKVSAGTLNQTGALLMEAQQVGAQTVLSRIVEMVAAAQRSRAPIQSLVDSVAAWFVPIVIVTALVAFGVWATVGPQPRLAHALLAAVSVLIVACPCALGLATPMSIMVGVGRGAREGVLIKDAQALETMEKVDTVIVDKTGTLTEGRPRVTEVVAAEGVEESQLLRLAAAAEQPSEHPLARAIVEGAKDRQLEVAVASEFISTTGGGVEATVSGQRVLVGKREFLASHDVELSAALKERSGSLQSEGRTVVFVATGDRPLGLLAISDPIKELTRGAIRQLHAMGLKLVMLTGDAEATAKAVAQELGIDEYSAGVSPEDKHDYVRKLREQGKVVAMAGDGINDAPALAAADVGIAMGTGSDVAIESAGVTLIGGDLRGVIKAAALSRATMQNIRQNLFFAFGYNALGIPVAAGALYPVFGWLLSPMIAAAAMSLSSVSVIANALRLRSTRL